Proteins found in one Magnolia sinica isolate HGM2019 chromosome 5, MsV1, whole genome shotgun sequence genomic segment:
- the LOC131245367 gene encoding transcription factor bHLH30-like: MGSFTGNFGIVYGSDVTSFSGEFWQNLGFRSTARGSLSSSSSSLVLDSERGELVKAPVRFMQKGIAEAKAKAALKNHSEAERRRRERINTHLTTLRNLVPSTDKMDKASLLAEVIGHVKELKRHATEVSNGYIVPTDFDEVRVEPDADGINKGSFSIKASLCCEDRPELLSDLKRTLQALHLKMVRAEISTLGGRVKNVFVMKCEGNANDFEQRIFASSVHQALKAVLDRVASPEFSPRTDLSNKRRRMSLFESSSSSS, from the exons ATGGGCTCTTTTACTGGAAATTTTGGTATTGTCTATGGGAGTGATGTTACAAGTTTTTCAGGTGAATTTTGGCAGAATCTTGGGTTTCGGTCGACGGCTCGAGGCAGCTTGTCGTCTTCATCGTCGTCTTTGGTTTTGGATAGCGAGAGGGGAGAGCTTGTGAAGGCTCCGGTGAGGTTTATGCAGAAGGGGATTGCGGAGGCGAAGGCAAAGGCGGCTTTGAAGAACCATAGTGAGGCGGAGAGGAGACGAAGGGAGAGGATCAACACTCATCTCACAACACTCAGGAACCTTGTACCCAGCACTGATAAG ATGGACAAAGCTTCCTTGCTTGCAGAAGTGATCGGTCATGTGAAGGAACTGAAGAGACATGCGACAGAAGTTAGTAATGGATACATAGTCCCAACAGATTTTGATGAAGTGAGAGTTGAACCTGATGCAGATGGAATCAACAAAGGAAGCTTCTCCATCAAGGCGTCTCTATGTTGCGAAGATCGACCAGAGCTTCTGTCTGATCTAAAGCGTACACTTCAGGCCCTCCACCTGAAAATGGTGAGGGCCGAGATATCAACTCTGGGAGGCAGAGTAAAAAATGTTTTTGTGATGAAGTGTGAAGGAAATGCCAATGATTTTGAACAGAGAATTTTTGCAAGTTCTGTTCATCAGGCATTGAAGGCTGTGCTGGACAGGGTTGCATCTCCGGAGTTTTCACCAAGAACAGATCTTTCGAACAAAAGGCGAAGGATGTCACTGTTTGAGTCTTCAAGTTCATCTTCATGA
- the LOC131245366 gene encoding ABC transporter G family member 10 — MELSVRTAVLSKPAKTSSYRLQTKELSYEIQTRCGDDGGSKYVLKKVCCEAGPGEILAIAGPSGAGKTTLLEILAGMIPPNRISGKILVNGCPMDVGKLQHLSGYVTQDDALFPLLTVEETLMYSARLRLRGGARKARMRVRELLKELGLDHIAESRIGGGDDMSRGVSGGERRRVSIGVDVVHDPAVLLLDEPTSGLDSASALQVVSLLKSMAVNQGKTIIMTIHQPGFRILELFDGVVLLSEGVVVHHGSLQSLEARLKVAGHCIPQHVNVLEFAIDAMQSLVIRTTVDHDFFLDSHFNTTDNQQQPAIIYNHNTEEMPFSYVNSRCEEVIILGQRFCRNIFRTKQLFAARTIQSLVVGFALGSIFMNVGGNGGQAALQTRVGFFAFSLTFLLSSTTEGLPIFLQERRILMRETSRGAYRVSSYVIANALVFLPFLLMVAVLYTTPVYWLVGLRRELDGFLYFSLVVWMVVLMANSFVACFSALVPNFIMGNSLIAGFMGSFFLFSGYFISKGSIPKYWIFMHYLSLFKYPFEAFMINEYGGEDGRRRCVQREGGECFLDGEGFLRQQGLKERQKWSNLGVMLGFICGYRVLCYLILWYRCCRARK; from the coding sequence ATGGAGTTATCGGTAAGGACTGCGGTTCTCAGCAAGCCTGCAAAGACGTCGTCCTACAGACTACAGACTAAGGAACTCTCTTATGAGATTCAAACTCGGTGCGGCGACGATGGCGGTTCTAAGTATGTGCTTAAGAAGGTGTGTTGTGAAGCAGGGCCTGGCGAGATATTGGCAATCGCAGGTCCCAGCGGTGCTGGCAAGACGACATTGTTGGAAATTCTGGCGGGGATGATACCCCCGAACAGAATCTCTGGTAAGATTCTGGTCAATGGCTGTCCCATGGATGTTGGGAAGCTCCAGCATTTGTCGGGGTACGTCACCCAAGATGATGCACTCTTCCCATTGCTCACTGTCGAGGAGACGCTCATGTACAGTGCACGTCTGAGACTCCGTGGTGGGGCCCGGAAGGCCAGAATGAGAGTGCGGGAGCTGTTGAAGGAGCTGGGCTTGGATCACATTGCAGAGTCGAGGATTGGTGGCGGCGACGACATGTCCCGTGGTGTCTCCGGTGGTGAGAGGAGGAGGGTCTCAATTGGCGTTGATGTGGTCCACGACCCGGCTGTCCTGCTTCTCGACGAGCCGACTTCCGGCCTGGACTCGGCATCAGCCCTTCAAGTTGTATCGCTGCTTAAATCGATGGCGGTGAATCAAGGTAAGACAATCATCATGACAATCCATCAACCAGGGTTCCGGATTCTCGAGCTCTTTGATGGGGTTGTGTTGTTATCGGAAGGAGTTGTTGTCCACCATGGATCGCTACAAAGTCTGGAGGCCCGCCTCAAGGTAGCTGGCCACTGCATTCCTCAGCATGTCAACGTGCTGGAATTCGCAATTGATGCCATGCAAAGCCTGGTTATAAGAACAACCGTCGATCACGATTTCTTCCTCGACAGCCATTTCAATACAACAGACAATCAGCAGCAACCAGCAATAATCTATAACCATAACACTGAAGAAATGCCGTTTTCTTACGTGAATTCTCGGTGCGAAGAAGTCATAATTCTAGGGCAGAGATTTTGCCGCAACATATTCAGAACCAAGCAGCTCTTCGCCGCAAGGACAATCCAATCATTGGTCGTGGGATTCGCACTCGGGTCCATATTCATGAACGTGGGCGGCAACGGGGGCCAGGCTGCATTACAGACCCGAGTCGGGTTCTTTGCCTTCAGCCTCACCTTCTTGCTCTCCTCCACAACAGAAGGCCTCCCTATTTTCTTGCAAGAAAGGAGGATTTTGATGAGAGAGACCTCAAGGGGGGCGTATAGAGTCTCTTCTTATGTTATAGCAAATGCActtgtctttcttcctttccttctgaTGGTTGCAGTACTCTACACCACCCCTGTATATTGGCTGGTGGGCCTGAGAAGGGAGCTTGATGGGTTTCTCTACTTCTCTCTGGTGGTTTGGATGGTGGTTTTGATGGCGAACTCATTTGTTGCATGCTTCAGCGCTCTGGTGCCGAATTTCATCATGGGGAATTCACTGATTGCGGGGTTTATGGGGTCTTTTTTTCTGTTTTCGGGGTACTTTATATCGAAGGGGAGCATACCCAAGTACTGGATTTTCATGCACTATTTGAGcttgtttaagtacccttttgaGGCTTTTATGATAAATGAGTACGGTGGAGAGGATGGGAGGAGGAGATGTGTGCAAAGAGAGGGAGGGGAATGCTTCTTGGATGGAGAAGGGTTCTTGAGGCAGCAAGGGCTTAAGGAGAGGCAGAAATGGAGTAATTTGGGAGTGATGTTGGGTTTTATCTGTGGTTATAGGGTTCTGTGTTATTTAATTCTATGGTATAGATGCTGCAGAGCTAGAAAATAG